From Brochothrix thermosphacta DSM 20171 = FSL F6-1036, a single genomic window includes:
- a CDS encoding RNA-binding protein, which translates to METVYQHFRPSERAFIDTATGWVTSAENQYSPYLTPFIDPRQAYILKTLVAQTPDFLLEEAEWAKQHERRRYLIRPDYYEVSEADFELSLLSIRYPSKFSTLTHPHILGALMNVGMKREVFGDILNVDQAWQIVVEKEVANYVILNLTKIGAINVQLSEVESSEALSVPNDYEDRFVTVSSMRLDTVIAGVYNISRQKVKTMIESGLVKVNWQQVENATFECSENDMLSVRKHGRILIIDQVGKSKKDKLKLNVKVK; encoded by the coding sequence ATGGAAACAGTTTATCAGCATTTTAGACCATCAGAACGCGCTTTTATCGATACTGCAACAGGTTGGGTGACAAGTGCAGAAAATCAATATTCACCTTATCTCACGCCGTTTATTGATCCGCGCCAAGCCTATATTTTGAAAACGTTAGTCGCTCAAACACCTGACTTTTTATTAGAGGAGGCAGAATGGGCAAAGCAACATGAAAGAAGACGTTATTTAATTAGGCCCGACTATTACGAAGTGAGTGAAGCCGATTTTGAACTATCGTTATTATCAATTCGTTACCCGTCCAAATTTTCAACGCTAACACATCCCCATATATTAGGGGCTTTGATGAATGTTGGAATGAAACGCGAAGTTTTTGGTGATATACTTAACGTTGATCAAGCTTGGCAAATTGTTGTTGAAAAAGAAGTTGCTAATTACGTGATACTTAATTTAACTAAAATTGGTGCAATTAATGTCCAACTATCCGAAGTTGAGAGTTCGGAAGCTTTAAGTGTACCTAATGATTATGAAGATCGTTTTGTTACAGTTTCATCGATGCGTTTAGATACAGTTATTGCAGGTGTCTATAATATCTCGCGTCAAAAAGTTAAAACCATGATTGAAAGTGGTCTCGTTAAAGTAAACTGGCAACAAGTTGAAAATGCAACATTTGAATGTTCTGAGAACGATATGTTATCAGTAAGGAAGCATGGTCGCATTTTAATTATTGATCAAGTTGGTAAAAGTAAGAAGGATAAATTGAAGTTAAATGTGAAGGTCAAATAA
- a CDS encoding YggT family protein — protein sequence MALYTIFNILITLCSVYSWALLIYILLSWIPNAQGSKFGQILGRICEPFLEPFRRFIPPIGGVLDISPILALIVLNQLIPRGLQAIFQFLSGL from the coding sequence GTGGCACTATACACAATTTTTAATATTTTAATTACCCTATGTTCTGTTTATTCTTGGGCACTACTAATTTATATCTTATTAAGTTGGATACCTAATGCACAAGGTAGTAAATTCGGACAAATTTTAGGACGTATTTGTGAACCATTTCTAGAGCCATTTAGACGCTTTATACCACCAATTGGTGGCGTACTCGATATTTCACCAATCTTAGCATTAATTGTATTAAATCAATTAATTCCTCGTGGATTACAGGCGATTTTTCAATTTTTATCTGGACTCTAA
- the ileS gene encoding isoleucine--tRNA ligase has protein sequence MEYKKTLLMPKTAFPMRGGLPNKEPKMQEDWAAMNLYEAVQEKNAGKPTFILHDGPPYANGAIHTGHAMNKIIKDMIIRYKGMSGYSSPYVPGWDTHGLPIEQQLAKKGVKRKEMSPVEFRELCEKYAREQIHIQRTGFKRLGVQAEWDNPYITLDPVFESNEIKVFGQMAEKGYIYRGKKPVYWSPSSESALAEAEIEYADVTSPSLYVAFNVKDGKGIVDNDAEFVIWTTTPWTLPANVAISVNPAFNYVEVAVADRKFIVAEGLLPAVSETLGWEETTVLKTFKGSELEYVTAQHPFYDRDSLLIVGDHVTLDAGSGCVHTAPGHGEDDYFASLSYKLEVISPVDGRGIYTDEAPGFEGVYYEKANPMIIELLEEKGRLLKLDYFSHSYPHDWRTKKPVIYRATPQWFASIDAFREEILEAIAGVDWVPAWGEQRLHNMVRDRGDWVISRQRAWGVPLPIFYGENGDAIITKETIAHLVPLFREHGSNVWFAREAKDLLPEGFTHPSSPNGTFTKETDIMDVWFDSGSSHEGVLNERDYLSRPADLYFEGSDQYRGWFNSSITTGVAINGKSPYKQILSHGMVLDGKGRKMSKSIGNTVDPNKIMNQMGADILRLWVSSSDYQADVRISDDILKQVADVYRKIRNTFRFLLGNTSDFNPTTDAVAYDKLSEADQYMLATYNRLARQIDEAYNKYEFSTVYRAVNNFVTTDLSNFYLDFAKDVVYIEAEESAARRSMQTVFYTIAKGLTQLLAPLLPHTADEIWSYLEFETAKSVHLTDFELVAETAEQTQLIEKWTRFMTLRDVVQKALEEARNEKLIGKSLMAKVTIYADQATSDLINSINNDVKQLLIVSDFEVVVGTENAPETATKGDNVAVVVTAATGETCERCRVVKTDVGTHAEHPTLCGNCASIVEEHYADVDLEA, from the coding sequence ATGGAGTATAAAAAAACACTATTAATGCCGAAAACAGCTTTCCCAATGCGTGGCGGTTTACCAAATAAAGAGCCTAAAATGCAAGAAGATTGGGCAGCTATGAACCTATACGAAGCGGTTCAAGAAAAAAATGCAGGAAAACCAACATTTATTTTACATGATGGACCACCTTATGCAAATGGCGCGATCCATACCGGCCATGCGATGAATAAAATTATCAAAGATATGATTATTCGTTATAAAGGGATGTCAGGTTATTCTTCACCTTATGTTCCAGGTTGGGATACACATGGTTTACCGATTGAGCAACAATTAGCTAAAAAAGGTGTTAAACGTAAAGAAATGTCACCTGTTGAGTTCCGTGAATTGTGTGAAAAATATGCACGTGAACAAATTCATATTCAACGCACTGGTTTTAAACGCTTAGGTGTTCAAGCTGAGTGGGATAATCCTTATATCACATTAGACCCTGTGTTTGAATCAAATGAAATTAAAGTATTTGGTCAAATGGCTGAAAAAGGTTACATCTACCGCGGTAAAAAACCCGTTTATTGGTCACCGTCAAGTGAGTCTGCTTTAGCTGAAGCAGAGATTGAATATGCTGATGTTACAAGCCCATCACTTTATGTTGCCTTTAACGTTAAAGATGGTAAAGGTATCGTTGATAATGATGCTGAATTTGTAATCTGGACAACAACACCATGGACATTGCCTGCAAACGTGGCAATTTCTGTTAATCCAGCATTTAATTATGTTGAAGTTGCTGTTGCTGACCGTAAATTTATCGTTGCTGAAGGTTTATTACCAGCTGTTTCTGAAACATTAGGATGGGAAGAAACAACAGTCTTAAAAACATTCAAAGGTAGCGAATTAGAATATGTTACAGCACAACATCCTTTCTACGACCGTGATTCTTTACTTATCGTTGGTGACCACGTCACGCTTGATGCAGGTTCAGGTTGTGTTCATACAGCTCCAGGACACGGGGAAGACGATTATTTCGCTTCACTTTCATACAAATTAGAAGTTATCTCACCAGTTGATGGTCGTGGTATCTATACAGATGAAGCGCCAGGCTTCGAAGGTGTTTATTATGAAAAAGCCAACCCTATGATTATTGAATTATTGGAAGAAAAAGGGCGCTTGCTTAAATTAGATTACTTCTCACATAGTTATCCACATGATTGGCGTACGAAAAAACCAGTTATCTATCGTGCAACACCACAATGGTTCGCTTCAATCGATGCTTTCCGTGAAGAAATTTTAGAAGCGATTGCTGGCGTTGACTGGGTTCCAGCGTGGGGCGAGCAACGTTTACACAACATGGTACGTGACCGTGGCGATTGGGTTATCTCACGTCAACGTGCTTGGGGCGTACCATTGCCAATTTTCTATGGTGAAAACGGCGATGCAATTATTACAAAAGAAACAATTGCTCACCTTGTACCACTATTCCGTGAACACGGTTCAAACGTATGGTTTGCTCGTGAAGCAAAAGATTTATTACCAGAAGGCTTTACACATCCATCAAGTCCAAACGGTACATTTACAAAAGAAACGGATATCATGGATGTTTGGTTTGATTCAGGCTCTTCACATGAAGGCGTACTAAATGAACGTGATTACTTAAGTCGTCCAGCCGATCTTTACTTTGAAGGTTCGGATCAATACCGTGGTTGGTTTAACTCATCAATTACAACAGGGGTTGCAATCAATGGTAAATCACCTTATAAACAAATCTTAAGTCATGGTATGGTATTAGACGGTAAAGGCCGTAAAATGAGTAAATCAATTGGTAATACAGTTGACCCTAATAAAATAATGAATCAAATGGGTGCTGATATCTTACGTCTTTGGGTATCTTCATCGGATTATCAAGCAGATGTTCGTATTTCAGATGATATCTTAAAACAAGTAGCGGATGTTTATCGTAAAATCCGTAACACATTCCGTTTCTTACTAGGAAATACTTCTGATTTTAATCCAACGACAGATGCTGTTGCTTATGACAAATTGTCGGAAGCTGATCAGTACATGTTAGCAACATATAATCGTTTAGCGCGCCAAATTGATGAAGCATACAACAAGTATGAGTTCTCAACAGTATACCGTGCGGTAAACAATTTTGTAACAACGGACTTAAGTAACTTCTACTTGGATTTTGCGAAAGATGTTGTTTACATTGAAGCAGAGGAAAGCGCTGCGCGTCGTAGTATGCAAACCGTATTTTATACCATTGCAAAAGGTTTAACACAATTATTAGCACCCTTGTTACCTCATACTGCGGATGAAATTTGGTCGTATCTTGAGTTTGAGACAGCGAAAAGTGTTCATTTAACTGATTTTGAATTGGTTGCTGAAACAGCTGAACAAACACAATTGATTGAAAAATGGACACGCTTTATGACATTGCGAGATGTGGTTCAAAAAGCATTAGAAGAAGCTCGTAACGAAAAGTTAATTGGTAAATCATTGATGGCGAAAGTTACTATCTATGCAGATCAAGCAACATCAGATCTTATCAATAGCATTAATAATGATGTGAAACAGCTCTTAATCGTCAGCGATTTTGAAGTTGTTGTTGGCACTGAAAATGCACCTGAAACAGCAACTAAAGGCGATAATGTCGCTGTTGTTGTTACGGCAGCAACAGGTGAAACATGTGAACGTTGCCGCGTTGTAAAAACAGACGTTGGTACTCATGCAGAGCACCCAACACTTTGTGGTAACTGTGCATCAATCGTTGAAGAACATTATGCAGATGTTGACCTAGAAGCATAA
- the ftsA gene encoding cell division protein FtsA — translation MSGSDMYVSLDIGTSTTKVIIAEHTDGKLNVIGVGRAPSDGIRRGTVVDIEKTVEAIRSAVSQAEDMVGVTIQGVVVSMLNYQTNLSRCHGMIAIKNENNEITTDDIQDVIEAAQAIAKPSDREKISFESCVFKVDGVEGISDPTGMFGVRLEVEGTLITGSKSIVHNILRCVERAGLEVTGMVLQPLAAAETCLTKDDKDFGTVLIDIGGGITSVGVFDQGQLVDAFAIPVGGSQITKDISIGLNISLRQAEQIKLEHGYAFSADASENETFEIDVIGSSKALTINQTDLSVIIEARLEEILVMVDDELTNAGLNQLPNGFVLTGGTTVIPGMMEIAEQVFDSRVRIVYPDYIGVRHPSLSTAVGLISHEIEYGQSTEVDEYEETGVREQQQDKVKEPKAEEDKLVNKMKRMFGSLFE, via the coding sequence ATGAGTGGAAGTGATATGTATGTAAGTTTAGATATCGGAACATCGACAACAAAAGTAATTATTGCCGAGCATACCGATGGAAAACTAAATGTTATTGGTGTAGGTAGAGCCCCTTCTGATGGCATACGTCGTGGCACAGTTGTAGACATTGAAAAAACAGTTGAAGCTATTCGATCAGCTGTGAGTCAAGCTGAGGATATGGTAGGTGTTACAATTCAAGGTGTTGTTGTAAGCATGCTCAATTATCAAACGAATCTTTCAAGATGTCATGGCATGATTGCAATTAAAAATGAAAATAATGAAATTACGACAGATGATATACAAGATGTTATTGAAGCAGCACAAGCCATTGCAAAACCGAGTGATAGAGAAAAAATCAGCTTTGAATCATGTGTTTTTAAAGTTGATGGCGTTGAAGGAATTAGTGATCCCACAGGAATGTTTGGTGTGAGGTTAGAAGTTGAAGGAACGTTGATTACAGGTTCTAAATCGATTGTACATAACATTTTACGATGTGTTGAACGTGCGGGATTAGAAGTTACAGGGATGGTGTTACAACCGTTAGCTGCAGCTGAGACATGTTTGACAAAAGACGACAAAGATTTTGGAACAGTTTTAATCGATATCGGTGGAGGAATTACATCGGTTGGTGTTTTTGATCAAGGTCAATTGGTGGATGCGTTTGCTATCCCAGTCGGCGGTAGTCAAATCACTAAGGATATTTCAATCGGTTTAAATATTTCACTACGTCAAGCCGAACAAATTAAACTTGAACATGGGTATGCTTTTTCTGCCGATGCTAGTGAAAATGAAACGTTTGAAATTGATGTTATTGGTAGTTCTAAGGCTTTAACTATTAACCAAACGGATTTATCGGTTATAATTGAAGCAAGGTTGGAAGAGATTCTCGTAATGGTGGATGATGAACTCACTAATGCAGGTCTTAATCAACTCCCGAATGGCTTTGTGCTAACTGGTGGAACAACCGTTATACCAGGAATGATGGAAATAGCTGAACAGGTGTTTGATTCACGTGTTCGCATTGTATACCCAGACTATATAGGTGTAAGACACCCTTCGTTATCGACTGCTGTTGGACTTATCAGTCATGAAATTGAGTATGGTCAGTCAACTGAAGTGGATGAATATGAAGAAACTGGTGTAAGAGAACAACAACAAGATAAAGTCAAGGAACCTAAAGCTGAAGAAGATAAGCTCGTGAACAAAATGAAAAGAATGTTCGGTTCATTGTTTGAATAA
- a CDS encoding cell division protein SepF, with the protein MSMMSKFKGFFYLNDEMEEEYEEQKQAVNQRREPAQQSQAQAVNGNQQPNATRNVTPKEKKKAATKNNVVRINSEVDDTNVTLHEPRIYSEVQGIADALLNRQVVVVNLQRMDKEQSLRMIDFLSGNIYAINGEIKRLGNNIFLCVPENVNVDGAISEYISNNDL; encoded by the coding sequence ATGTCGATGATGTCTAAATTCAAAGGCTTTTTCTACTTGAACGATGAGATGGAAGAAGAATATGAGGAACAAAAACAGGCGGTTAATCAACGACGAGAACCTGCACAGCAAAGTCAAGCGCAAGCTGTAAATGGAAATCAGCAACCAAATGCAACACGCAATGTAACGCCAAAAGAAAAAAAGAAAGCCGCTACTAAAAATAATGTTGTAAGAATTAATTCTGAAGTTGATGATACAAATGTTACATTACATGAACCACGTATTTATAGTGAAGTTCAAGGTATTGCAGATGCTTTGTTAAATCGTCAAGTTGTTGTTGTTAACTTACAACGTATGGATAAGGAACAATCTTTACGAATGATTGATTTCTTAAGCGGTAATATCTATGCGATAAATGGTGAAATTAAACGTTTAGGAAATAATATTTTTCTATGCGTACCTGAGAATGTAAATGTTGATGGTGCCATTTCTGAGTATATATCAAATAATGATCTTTAG
- the murG gene encoding undecaprenyldiphospho-muramoylpentapeptide beta-N-acetylglucosaminyltransferase, protein MKLLISGGGTGGHIYPALALIRQFKQDYPEGEVLYVGTEKGLEADIVTREGIAFKTIEITGFKRKLSMENIKTVMRFLKGVTASKKIIKEFQPDIVVGTGGYVCAPVVYAAAKQKIPTVIHEQNSVAGLTNKFLSRYVDKIAIAFEAVAKDFPAKKVTLVGNPRATEVVQAENNPAVLEEYGLDLSKRTALIFGGSRGARALNEAIIAALPELAKKDYQVLCATGEVHFERIEEAAKAVNATNVKIVPFIYNMPAVLKNSDIVVSRAGATSLAEFTALGLPSILIPSPYVTNNHQEKNALALVNAGAAEIILEKELTAAQLIKQLDHCLLDETYQNKMKQAAKQLGLPDAAKQLCDLVVGLTK, encoded by the coding sequence ATGAAATTATTAATCAGTGGTGGCGGAACAGGTGGACATATTTATCCTGCTTTAGCGCTAATACGCCAATTCAAACAAGATTATCCCGAAGGCGAAGTTTTGTATGTGGGAACAGAAAAAGGATTAGAAGCGGATATCGTAACTAGAGAAGGCATCGCTTTTAAAACAATTGAAATAACAGGTTTTAAACGCAAATTATCGATGGAAAACATCAAAACAGTGATGCGTTTTTTAAAAGGTGTAACAGCCTCTAAAAAAATTATTAAAGAATTTCAACCGGATATTGTTGTGGGAACAGGTGGTTATGTGTGTGCACCTGTTGTGTATGCAGCAGCCAAACAAAAAATTCCAACGGTTATTCATGAGCAAAATAGTGTGGCCGGATTGACGAATAAGTTTTTAAGTCGTTATGTTGATAAAATTGCGATTGCTTTTGAAGCAGTTGCAAAAGATTTTCCAGCTAAAAAAGTAACGCTTGTAGGTAATCCTCGTGCGACAGAAGTTGTGCAAGCAGAAAATAACCCAGCTGTTTTAGAAGAATACGGACTAGATTTGTCAAAACGCACGGCTTTAATATTTGGTGGGAGTCGAGGTGCACGTGCCTTAAACGAAGCGATAATAGCAGCATTGCCAGAATTGGCGAAAAAAGATTATCAAGTACTTTGTGCAACAGGGGAAGTTCATTTTGAACGTATTGAGGAAGCTGCGAAGGCAGTCAATGCAACGAATGTGAAGATTGTACCATTTATATATAATATGCCAGCCGTATTGAAAAATAGTGATATTGTTGTTTCACGTGCTGGAGCAACAAGTTTGGCAGAGTTTACTGCATTAGGGTTACCATCAATTTTAATACCAAGTCCTTATGTTACAAATAATCATCAAGAAAAAAATGCACTTGCATTGGTTAATGCAGGGGCCGCAGAGATTATTCTTGAAAAAGAATTGACGGCAGCACAACTGATTAAGCAACTGGATCATTGTTTGTTAGATGAAACATATCAAAATAAAATGAAACAAGCAGCCAAACAACTCGGTTTACCAGATGCGGCTAAACAGTTATGTGATCTTGTCGTCGGTTTGACAAAATAA
- the murD gene encoding UDP-N-acetylmuramoyl-L-alanine--D-glutamate ligase translates to MKKITTYRHKKVLVLGLARSGVKAAELLHELGAFVTINDKKAFAENPAAQDLLEEGIKVITGSHPIELLDEGFELVVKNPGIPYENQMVQKALELNIPVITEVELAYQISEAQIVGITGTNGKTTTTTLINEMLNAGDKTAHLAGNIGFPAAGVAMEAKKDDVITMELSSFQLMGIQTFRPHIAVIVNIYEAHLDYHGSRQGYVAAKLRIFENQQADDYLVVNWNQPELRELITQAKSRIVPFSTKEVVEAGAYVLDGNLMFKDEIVGQQQDIILPGEHNLENVLAAICVAKLEGQSNETIMHVLSTFYGVEHRTQFIKTLNNRRFYNDSKATNIISTESALKGFKEPVVLLAGGLDRGTEFDELKPFFKNVRAVVLFGETKHKIARVATEAGVEHIKIVTDVEEAVPVAYEYSEPGDVILLSPACASWDQVPSFEVRGDLFIKAVQELV, encoded by the coding sequence ATGAAGAAAATCACGACATATCGACATAAGAAGGTGCTTGTATTAGGCCTTGCAAGAAGTGGTGTCAAAGCAGCCGAATTACTTCATGAATTAGGTGCTTTTGTAACTATCAATGATAAAAAAGCATTTGCTGAAAATCCAGCAGCGCAAGACCTATTGGAAGAAGGCATCAAAGTTATCACGGGATCACATCCGATTGAATTGTTGGATGAAGGTTTTGAGTTAGTGGTAAAAAATCCAGGTATTCCTTACGAAAATCAAATGGTACAAAAAGCATTAGAACTTAATATTCCTGTTATTACAGAAGTTGAGTTGGCTTACCAAATTAGTGAGGCACAAATTGTTGGAATTACAGGAACAAATGGTAAAACAACAACAACAACATTAATTAATGAAATGTTAAATGCTGGCGATAAAACGGCGCACCTTGCAGGAAACATTGGTTTTCCAGCAGCAGGTGTTGCGATGGAAGCTAAAAAAGATGATGTTATCACGATGGAATTATCTTCTTTCCAGTTAATGGGTATCCAAACATTCCGTCCGCATATAGCAGTTATCGTAAACATTTATGAGGCTCATTTAGATTATCACGGCTCACGTCAAGGTTATGTAGCTGCTAAATTACGTATTTTTGAAAATCAACAAGCCGATGATTACTTAGTAGTGAATTGGAATCAACCTGAATTGCGAGAACTAATTACGCAAGCTAAATCGCGTATTGTGCCTTTTTCTACGAAAGAAGTTGTAGAAGCTGGAGCTTACGTGCTCGATGGTAATTTAATGTTTAAAGATGAAATAGTTGGACAACAACAAGATATTATTTTACCGGGTGAACATAACCTCGAAAATGTTTTAGCAGCGATTTGTGTTGCTAAATTAGAAGGACAAAGCAATGAAACCATTATGCATGTTCTTTCAACTTTTTATGGTGTGGAACATCGTACACAGTTTATCAAAACACTGAATAACAGACGTTTTTACAACGATTCCAAAGCAACGAATATCATTTCAACTGAGAGTGCTTTAAAAGGCTTTAAGGAACCTGTGGTGTTGTTAGCAGGTGGATTAGACAGAGGGACAGAGTTCGATGAGCTAAAACCGTTCTTTAAAAATGTTCGAGCTGTTGTTTTATTCGGTGAAACAAAACATAAAATTGCACGTGTTGCGACTGAAGCAGGCGTAGAACACATCAAAATAGTCACAGATGTAGAAGAGGCAGTGCCTGTTGCTTACGAATATAGCGAGCCAGGTGACGTTATTTTACTAAGCCCTGCTTGTGCAAGCTGGGATCAGGTGCCATCTTTTGAAGTGCGTGGCGATTTATTTATCAAAGCTGTACAAGAATTAGTTTAA
- a CDS encoding cell division protein FtsQ/DivIB: MSGPKQTKVVSIEDKIPELKKYKEKVRKRKLYSLLASFFFLILIVLFFISPFSRVDEVKIVDNKRLAKEDVVKLSGIAPQESIFKIKTAKVKKTLEKSPLIESVKINRKGINDYEIKVVESQPVAYMSTKKGYIPLLETGYLDESDVSKYPLGNAPILIGFENNTKVLSELGKQLEKTSSEIRNSMSEIIFKPESLNKKRLNVYMNDGFKVVIAINKFAENFKIYPSIIGQVKDGSTGVIDLEVGAFYQSYYNENKKISKKEPN; the protein is encoded by the coding sequence ATGTCGGGTCCGAAGCAAACAAAGGTAGTTTCGATAGAAGATAAAATACCAGAATTAAAAAAATACAAAGAAAAAGTACGCAAACGTAAATTATACAGTTTGTTAGCTAGTTTTTTCTTCCTGATTTTGATTGTGCTCTTTTTCATATCACCGTTTAGTCGTGTGGATGAAGTGAAAATTGTTGATAATAAACGTCTGGCTAAAGAAGATGTTGTTAAATTATCGGGCATTGCACCGCAAGAGAGTATTTTTAAAATTAAGACTGCAAAAGTGAAAAAAACACTTGAGAAGTCTCCTTTGATTGAATCAGTTAAAATCAATCGTAAAGGTATTAATGACTATGAAATAAAGGTCGTTGAAAGTCAACCGGTTGCTTACATGTCAACTAAAAAAGGCTACATACCGCTTTTAGAGACAGGCTATTTAGATGAGTCTGATGTTTCTAAATATCCGTTAGGAAATGCACCAATACTAATTGGTTTTGAAAACAATACTAAAGTCTTAAGTGAATTAGGAAAACAATTAGAAAAAACATCATCTGAGATACGCAATTCAATGTCGGAAATAATCTTTAAACCAGAGAGCTTAAATAAAAAACGTTTGAATGTTTATATGAACGATGGTTTCAAGGTTGTAATCGCTATCAATAAGTTTGCAGAGAACTTTAAAATCTATCCTTCCATCATCGGACAAGTAAAAGATGGTTCAACAGGAGTGATTGATCTTGAAGTGGGTGCTTTTTACCAAAGTTACTACAATGAAAATAAAAAAATAAGTAAAAAAGAGCCTAATTAA
- a CDS encoding DivIVA domain-containing protein, translating to MPLSPLDIHNKEFGKKLRGYDEDEVNDFLEQVIKDYELTIKEKKALASELHTNKEQLSHYKTIESTLNKSLVIAQDSADETRNAAQREAELIVREAQNNASEIVNEALTKTHRLAVEIEELKRQSKVFRERLRLLVTTQLDMLEHEDWSTSLEYDENVEERVTDAYGEAKEADFNTAQEKPAALIDESSDNSTKEVPAKD from the coding sequence ATGCCATTATCACCATTAGATATCCATAATAAAGAGTTCGGAAAAAAATTACGTGGGTATGATGAAGATGAAGTCAATGATTTTCTAGAGCAGGTCATTAAAGATTATGAACTGACAATAAAAGAGAAAAAAGCGTTAGCAAGTGAATTACACACGAATAAAGAGCAATTATCACATTATAAAACAATTGAATCAACATTGAACAAGTCGTTAGTTATTGCACAAGATTCTGCAGATGAAACACGTAACGCTGCACAGCGTGAAGCAGAACTCATCGTGAGAGAAGCGCAAAATAATGCGTCTGAAATTGTGAATGAAGCCTTAACTAAAACACATCGTTTAGCTGTAGAGATTGAAGAGTTAAAACGTCAATCAAAAGTATTCCGTGAACGTTTACGTTTACTTGTTACGACTCAGTTAGACATGTTAGAGCACGAGGATTGGTCAACATCGTTAGAATATGATGAAAACGTTGAAGAGCGTGTCACAGATGCTTATGGTGAAGCCAAAGAAGCTGACTTTAATACAGCTCAAGAAAAACCAGCTGCTTTAATTGATGAATCATCAGATAATTCAACTAAAGAAGTTCCTGCAAAAGATTAA
- a CDS encoding YggS family pyridoxal phosphate-dependent enzyme, whose product MSIKSNFSAVTHKISVSAAAVGTNPQLVAVTKTVSSDVIEELYALGQRHFGENRADAISAKHDVLNERYPDIVWHFIGSLQTRKVKDILPFVSYIHSLDRLSLAKEISKRADRVIDCFIEVNVSGEDSKHGLVPEDVVSFIEKLQEYQNINIIGLMTMAPFTSNDDELKNVFSNLKTIQEDVIKQNFEWAPCTELSMGMSNDYQIAISAGATFVRVGTELVTEI is encoded by the coding sequence ATGAGTATCAAAAGTAATTTTAGTGCAGTAACACACAAAATTTCAGTTTCAGCCGCAGCTGTTGGAACAAATCCACAGCTAGTAGCCGTAACTAAAACAGTGAGTAGTGATGTAATAGAAGAGCTTTATGCTTTAGGTCAACGCCATTTTGGTGAAAATAGAGCAGATGCTATTAGTGCTAAACACGATGTTTTAAATGAACGTTATCCTGATATTGTCTGGCATTTCATTGGAAGCTTACAAACGCGTAAAGTAAAAGATATTTTACCGTTTGTTTCATATATTCACTCATTAGATCGTTTGTCGCTTGCGAAAGAAATTAGTAAACGTGCCGATCGAGTGATTGATTGTTTTATTGAAGTCAATGTATCTGGTGAAGATAGTAAACATGGTTTAGTTCCTGAGGACGTTGTTTCTTTTATCGAAAAACTGCAAGAATATCAAAACATAAATATAATTGGTTTGATGACAATGGCACCATTTACATCGAATGATGATGAATTAAAAAATGTTTTTTCAAATTTAAAGACGATTCAAGAAGATGTGATAAAACAAAACTTTGAGTGGGCACCTTGTACTGAATTATCAATGGGTATGTCGAATGATTATCAGATTGCAATAAGTGCAGGAGCAACCTTTGTCAGAGTGGGTACCGAATTAGTAACGGAAATTTAA